Proteins encoded together in one Lysinibacillus sp. FSL K6-0232 window:
- a CDS encoding DUF3055 domain-containing protein has protein sequence MERFFLYDDVEDTKTRFVSFAGKKLRYDLAILQSGRFFGKVLVMDIQFGRFAIIGPDDVEEPGYLEHVYNRTEEETIELREYLRELLN, from the coding sequence TAGAGGATACAAAAACACGCTTTGTCAGTTTTGCTGGGAAAAAGCTACGCTATGATTTAGCCATTTTACAATCAGGCCGCTTCTTTGGCAAGGTGCTTGTAATGGATATTCAATTTGGCCGCTTTGCTATTATCGGCCCTGACGATGTAGAAGAGCCTGGTTATTTAGAGCATGTCTATAATCGCACGGAAGAAGAAACTATCGAGCTTCGTGAATATTTACGTGAGCTACTGAACTAA